One segment of Acidovorax sp. DW039 DNA contains the following:
- the cgtA gene encoding Obg family GTPase CgtA: MKFVDEAYIDIAAGDGGNGCVSFRHEKYKEFGGPNGGDGGRGGHVFAVADPNLNTLVDYRYSRRYEAKRGEHGMGSDMFGAAGDDITLKMPVGTIISDAETGEVLYELLNPGEVITIAKGGDGGFGNLRFKSAINRAPRQKTPGWPGEKKNLKLELKVLADVGLLGMPNAGKSTFITAVSNARPKIADYPFTTLHPNLGVVRVGPEQSFVVADIPGLIEGASEGAGLGHQFLRHLQRTRLLLHVVDLAPFDEAVDPVAQAKAIVGELKKYDAQLYEKPRWLVLNKLDMVPEDEREARVKDFVKRFKWKGPVFEISALTREGCEPLIHAIFRHVQTEQKVENAPVEVDPRFADGAAS; encoded by the coding sequence ATGAAGTTCGTCGACGAAGCCTATATTGACATCGCTGCAGGTGATGGGGGCAATGGCTGTGTCTCTTTTCGGCACGAAAAGTACAAGGAGTTCGGCGGGCCCAATGGGGGGGATGGTGGTCGAGGTGGTCACGTATTCGCTGTCGCTGACCCCAACCTGAACACGTTGGTGGATTACCGTTACTCACGTCGGTATGAGGCCAAGCGTGGTGAGCATGGCATGGGCTCAGACATGTTCGGTGCAGCGGGGGATGACATCACCCTCAAAATGCCAGTCGGCACCATCATTTCCGATGCAGAAACGGGTGAGGTGCTCTATGAATTGCTCAATCCGGGTGAGGTGATCACCATCGCCAAGGGCGGAGATGGCGGATTTGGCAACCTTCGTTTCAAGAGTGCCATCAACCGTGCTCCGCGCCAGAAAACTCCCGGTTGGCCTGGCGAAAAGAAGAATCTGAAACTGGAGCTGAAGGTGCTCGCTGACGTGGGATTGCTGGGCATGCCTAACGCGGGCAAGTCCACATTCATTACCGCGGTGTCTAACGCCAGACCCAAGATTGCGGACTACCCTTTCACCACTTTGCACCCCAATCTGGGTGTGGTGCGGGTGGGTCCTGAGCAGAGTTTCGTGGTGGCTGATATTCCTGGCCTTATTGAAGGGGCCTCTGAGGGGGCGGGGCTTGGGCACCAGTTTTTACGCCATCTCCAACGTACGCGGCTCTTGTTGCATGTCGTAGATCTCGCGCCTTTTGATGAAGCGGTGGATCCCGTGGCGCAGGCCAAGGCGATTGTGGGTGAGCTCAAGAAATATGACGCCCAGCTGTACGAGAAGCCCCGCTGGCTGGTGCTGAACAAGCTGGACATGGTGCCTGAGGATGAGCGCGAGGCTCGCGTGAAGGACTTCGTCAAGCGCTTCAAGTGGAAAGGGCCGGTTTTTGAAATCTCTGCTTTGACGCGCGAGGGATGCGAGCCACTGATTCATGCCATCTTCCGCCATGTGCAGACGGAGCAGAAGGTGGAGAACGCTCCGGTGGAAGTCGATCCTCGCTTTGCGGACGGTGCCGCTTCCTGA
- the rpmA gene encoding 50S ribosomal protein L27 has protein sequence MAQKKGGGSTRNGRDSKPKMLGVKAFGGELISAGSIIVRQRGTRFHPGTNVGVGKDHTLFALVDGHVSFGTKGALSKHTVSVTPA, from the coding sequence ATGGCACAGAAAAAAGGCGGCGGCTCTACGCGAAACGGTCGTGATTCCAAGCCAAAGATGCTGGGTGTCAAGGCTTTTGGTGGCGAATTGATCAGCGCTGGCTCCATCATCGTGCGTCAGCGTGGTACACGTTTCCACCCTGGTACGAACGTGGGTGTTGGTAAGGACCACACGCTGTTCGCACTGGTTGACGGACATGTGTCGTTTGGTACCAAGGGTGCCTTGTCCAAGCACACAGTCAGCGTGACTCCAGCCTGA
- the rplU gene encoding 50S ribosomal protein L21, translating into MYAVIKTGGKQYRVASGEKIKVEQIAADVGQEIVIDQVLAVGNGAELKIGTPLVSGATVKATVVAHGKHDKVRIFKMRRRKHYQKRQGHRQQFTELQIGAIAA; encoded by the coding sequence ATGTACGCGGTCATAAAAACCGGCGGCAAGCAGTATCGCGTTGCTTCCGGCGAAAAAATCAAAGTAGAACAGATTGCTGCGGACGTAGGCCAGGAAATCGTGATTGATCAAGTTTTGGCAGTCGGTAACGGCGCAGAACTCAAGATCGGTACGCCCCTGGTGTCCGGCGCAACCGTGAAAGCCACTGTCGTGGCCCACGGCAAGCACGACAAGGTGCGTATCTTCAAGATGCGTCGCCGTAAGCACTATCAAAAACGCCAAGGCCATCGCCAGCAGTTCACTGAGCTGCAAATCGGTGCGATCGCTGCTTAA
- a CDS encoding polyprenyl synthetase family protein: MREVDRVIGLRLSSSVPLIGQISQYIIAAGGKRLRPALLLLISGALGYKEPHRHTLAAVVELIHTATLLHDDVVDASTLRRGRATANETFGNPASVLVGDFLHSRSFQMMVETGSMRVMEILSEATNIIAEGEVLQLMNMHDASLSEQDYLRVIRSKTAKLFEASARLGAVLAEAPPLIEEACATYGQALGTAFQIIDDVLDYDGNAAEMGKNLGDDLREGKATLPLIAAMERGTAEQAELIRQAIEEGSTDNLHSIIDVVKQTGALEVAKVAASREAERAVAAISTLAPSPYRDSMTVLASQLIDRRH; the protein is encoded by the coding sequence ATGCGTGAAGTGGACCGTGTTATCGGATTGCGCCTCTCCTCTTCCGTCCCGCTCATCGGGCAGATATCGCAGTACATCATCGCTGCAGGAGGAAAGCGCCTGCGTCCAGCGTTGCTGCTTTTGATCTCTGGTGCATTGGGGTACAAGGAACCGCATCGGCATACGCTGGCGGCAGTGGTCGAATTGATCCATACGGCCACGCTCTTGCATGACGATGTCGTGGACGCATCCACACTACGCCGAGGACGAGCAACCGCTAACGAGACGTTCGGCAACCCTGCCAGCGTGCTTGTCGGCGACTTTTTGCACAGCCGCTCCTTCCAAATGATGGTTGAAACCGGAAGCATGCGCGTGATGGAAATTCTGTCTGAAGCTACAAACATCATTGCCGAGGGGGAAGTCCTGCAGCTGATGAACATGCATGACGCCTCCCTGAGCGAGCAAGACTACCTCAGGGTCATTCGCTCGAAAACTGCCAAATTGTTCGAAGCCAGCGCGCGGCTCGGAGCCGTATTGGCTGAGGCTCCCCCGCTGATTGAGGAAGCGTGCGCGACCTACGGGCAAGCCTTGGGCACGGCATTCCAGATCATTGATGACGTACTGGATTACGACGGCAACGCTGCGGAGATGGGTAAAAATTTAGGCGACGACCTGCGCGAAGGCAAGGCAACACTGCCCTTGATAGCGGCCATGGAACGAGGCACAGCAGAACAAGCCGAACTGATTCGCCAAGCGATTGAAGAGGGATCTACAGACAATCTGCACAGCATCATTGATGTTGTGAAACAGACTGGCGCCCTGGAAGTTGCCAAGGTTGCAGCCTCTCGAGAAGCAGAAAGAGCCGTTGCTGCAATCTCTACACTCGCTCCCTCACCATATCGCGACAGCATGACAGTGCTGGCCAGCCAGTTGATCGACAGACGTCACTGA
- the pilB gene encoding type IV-A pilus assembly ATPase PilB, which translates to MAVADTASKDTPSVALPGLGRALMSAGKLAQKAAEEIYQKSQNNRTSFIAELTGSGVVSAADLAHTVSAVFGAPLLDLDAIDPQRLPKDLLDAKICQSYKVLVLSKRSNRLIVATADPTDQEAAEKIKFTTQLGVDWIIAEYDKLNRLVDSSTKSANESMETMAGGDFEFDESVTEEVPEAIDAGANEVEDAPVVKFLHKMLLDAFNMRASDLHFEPYEHQYRVRFRIDGELREIASPPIAIKDKLASRIKVISRLDISEKRIPQDGRMKLKVGPDRVIDFRVSTLPTLFGEKIVIRILDPSSAKLGIDALGYEPEEKERLLNAIGRPYGMILVTGPTGSGKTVSLYTCLNLLNKPGVNIATAEDPSEINLPGVNQVNVNEKAGLTFAVALKSFLRQDPDIIMVGEIRDLETADISIKAAQTGHLVLSTLHTNDAPTTLTRMRNMGIAPFNIASSVILITAQRLARRLCPACKAPADIPHEALLEAGYKEEEIDGTWVTYRPVGCSACNNGYKGRVGIYQVMPVSEEIQRIILRDGSALEIAEQARAEGVRSLRESGLYKAKLGLTSLEEVLAVTNE; encoded by the coding sequence ATGGCCGTCGCTGACACCGCTTCGAAAGACACACCCTCAGTCGCTTTGCCAGGTTTAGGCAGAGCATTGATGTCTGCTGGCAAACTTGCCCAAAAAGCAGCGGAAGAAATTTACCAAAAGTCACAAAATAATCGCACTAGTTTTATTGCAGAGCTGACTGGCTCAGGTGTGGTATCAGCGGCCGATCTGGCGCATACGGTATCTGCTGTTTTCGGAGCGCCGCTACTCGATTTGGACGCCATTGATCCGCAAAGACTACCGAAGGATTTGCTGGACGCCAAGATTTGTCAGTCTTACAAAGTCCTGGTGCTGAGCAAGCGCAGCAATCGCCTGATTGTTGCCACAGCAGATCCCACAGACCAGGAAGCCGCAGAAAAAATCAAATTCACCACCCAGCTGGGTGTTGATTGGATTATTGCTGAGTATGACAAACTCAACCGGCTCGTGGACTCAAGTACCAAGTCTGCTAATGAGTCTATGGAGACCATGGCCGGAGGTGACTTCGAGTTTGATGAATCCGTTACTGAAGAGGTGCCAGAGGCTATTGACGCCGGCGCCAATGAAGTAGAAGACGCGCCGGTCGTTAAATTCCTGCATAAAATGCTGCTCGATGCGTTCAATATGCGCGCATCCGACTTGCATTTTGAGCCATACGAGCACCAGTACCGAGTCCGCTTTCGCATCGATGGTGAATTGCGGGAAATTGCATCCCCCCCGATAGCCATCAAAGATAAGCTCGCCTCTCGAATAAAGGTCATCTCCAGGCTAGACATTTCTGAAAAACGGATTCCGCAAGATGGCCGTATGAAGCTCAAAGTGGGGCCTGACCGAGTCATTGACTTCCGTGTCAGCACATTGCCCACTCTGTTTGGCGAAAAAATAGTTATACGTATTCTTGACCCCAGCAGTGCCAAGCTGGGTATCGATGCCCTGGGCTATGAACCGGAGGAGAAAGAGCGCCTGCTGAACGCCATCGGCAGGCCCTACGGCATGATTTTGGTTACAGGCCCTACGGGCTCAGGCAAAACTGTTTCCCTTTACACCTGCCTGAACCTGCTGAACAAGCCTGGTGTCAATATTGCTACCGCAGAAGACCCTTCTGAAATCAATTTACCAGGAGTCAATCAGGTCAATGTCAATGAGAAAGCTGGCTTGACTTTCGCAGTCGCACTGAAGTCTTTTCTTCGCCAGGATCCAGACATTATTATGGTGGGGGAAATCCGAGATTTGGAAACCGCAGATATCTCCATCAAAGCGGCTCAGACTGGGCATTTGGTTTTATCTACACTGCACACCAACGATGCGCCCACTACTTTGACGCGGATGCGCAACATGGGCATTGCCCCATTCAATATTGCATCCAGCGTCATTCTCATTACGGCACAACGTTTGGCCAGGCGTCTTTGCCCTGCCTGCAAAGCTCCAGCAGATATTCCTCATGAAGCCTTGCTGGAGGCTGGATATAAAGAGGAAGAAATAGATGGCACATGGGTTACCTACCGGCCGGTCGGTTGCTCAGCCTGCAACAACGGCTACAAAGGTCGCGTTGGTATTTATCAGGTAATGCCTGTTTCGGAAGAGATCCAGCGCATCATTTTGCGTGATGGCAGCGCCCTGGAAATTGCAGAGCAAGCTCGTGCGGAGGGGGTTCGCTCACTGCGGGAATCTGGCCTTTATAAAGCCAAGTTAGGCTTGACTTCACTCGAAGAAGTACTTGCCGTTACCAATGAATAA
- a CDS encoding type II secretion system F family protein translates to MATAASRDIKEYVFEWEGKDRAGKVVRGEIRAVGENQVQATLRRQGVLPTKIKKRRTKSGKKIKPKDIALFTRQLATMMKAGVPLLQSFDIVGRGNTNASVTKLLNDIRADVETGTSLNTAFRKHPMYFDSLYCNLVEAGEAAGILEALLDRLATYMEKTEAIKSKIKSALMYPISVIIVAFVVVTVIMIFVIPAFKEVFTSFGADLPAPTLFVMGISEVFVKWWWLIFTIIGGGFYFFFQAWKRSEKMQQFMDRFLLKMPIFGALIDKSCVARWTRTLATMFAAGVPLVEALDSVGGASGNSVYSTATEKIQQEVSTGTSLTVAMDNAKIFPSMVIQMCAIGEESGSIDHMLGKAADFYEAEVDEMVAGLSSLMEPIIIVFLGTLIGGIVVSMYLPIFKLGQVV, encoded by the coding sequence ATGGCAACTGCAGCGTCAAGGGACATTAAGGAATATGTCTTTGAGTGGGAAGGCAAAGATCGTGCAGGCAAAGTCGTGCGCGGCGAAATTCGCGCGGTAGGAGAAAATCAGGTCCAAGCAACGCTTCGCCGCCAAGGGGTGCTGCCTACCAAAATCAAGAAGCGCCGTACAAAATCTGGCAAAAAGATCAAGCCTAAGGATATAGCCTTGTTTACGCGCCAGCTGGCAACAATGATGAAGGCTGGCGTTCCCCTGCTACAGTCGTTCGATATCGTTGGCCGAGGCAACACCAATGCCAGCGTGACCAAACTTCTTAATGATATCCGTGCCGATGTAGAGACAGGAACTTCACTGAACACAGCGTTCCGCAAGCATCCCATGTACTTCGACAGCCTGTACTGCAATTTGGTCGAAGCAGGGGAAGCTGCGGGTATCTTGGAGGCATTGCTGGACAGACTGGCAACCTACATGGAGAAAACCGAGGCGATCAAGTCCAAGATCAAATCAGCTCTGATGTATCCCATTTCCGTGATCATCGTCGCTTTTGTGGTGGTGACTGTGATTATGATTTTTGTGATTCCTGCCTTTAAGGAGGTATTCACATCATTTGGGGCAGACTTACCTGCACCGACACTTTTCGTGATGGGTATCAGCGAAGTTTTCGTGAAGTGGTGGTGGCTGATATTCACCATCATTGGCGGTGGATTTTATTTCTTTTTCCAAGCCTGGAAACGCAGCGAGAAGATGCAGCAATTCATGGACAGATTTCTCCTGAAGATGCCCATCTTTGGAGCGTTGATTGATAAATCCTGTGTTGCGCGGTGGACCCGAACCTTGGCCACGATGTTTGCGGCCGGTGTGCCCCTGGTTGAAGCGCTGGACTCTGTAGGAGGCGCCTCGGGCAACTCAGTTTACTCCACGGCCACAGAGAAAATCCAGCAGGAGGTTTCCACAGGTACGAGCCTCACCGTGGCTATGGACAACGCGAAGATTTTCCCGTCCATGGTGATTCAGATGTGCGCCATCGGTGAGGAATCGGGTTCTATTGACCACATGCTGGGCAAAGCTGCCGACTTCTATGAGGCTGAGGTGGATGAAATGGTTGCCGGGCTCTCGAGCCTGATGGAGCCCATCATCATCGTGTTCCTGGGTACCTTGATTGGGGGGATTGTGGTTTCCATGTACCTGCCTATCTTCAAGCTGGGCCAGGTGGTTTGA
- a CDS encoding A24 family peptidase, translating into MDAELASAVTLAAVMGLLIGSFLNVVIHRLPKMMERQWALEAAAFQAEQSGADIGIEAAKPQDTFNLMVPRSRCPSCGHLITWYENIPVISYLFLRGKCAGCRTPISPRYPAVELATGALFFFCIQHWGANPAGVAWCAFSAVLITLAFIDWDTTLLPDDLTLPLLWGGLLASAMQWTQVPLQSAVFGAIAGYMSLWLVYWAFKLATGKEGMGYGDFKLFAALGAWFGWEALVPIILMSSVIGAIVGIALKIFSNLREGGYVPFGPFLAGAGFTAMVFGPKAILDTVLRAFGL; encoded by the coding sequence ATGGATGCGGAGTTGGCATCTGCTGTCACTTTGGCAGCAGTCATGGGGCTGCTAATCGGAAGCTTTTTGAATGTCGTGATTCACAGGCTACCCAAGATGATGGAGAGGCAGTGGGCATTGGAGGCTGCCGCCTTTCAGGCAGAGCAAAGCGGTGCAGACATTGGCATTGAAGCGGCAAAGCCCCAAGACACGTTCAATCTGATGGTGCCGCGATCTCGATGCCCCTCCTGTGGGCATCTGATCACCTGGTATGAAAACATTCCGGTAATCAGCTATCTCTTTCTACGAGGAAAATGTGCGGGTTGCCGCACACCTATCAGCCCCCGCTATCCAGCGGTAGAGCTGGCCACAGGAGCTCTTTTTTTCTTCTGTATTCAGCACTGGGGGGCCAATCCGGCGGGTGTGGCTTGGTGCGCGTTCTCAGCGGTGCTGATTACATTGGCATTTATCGACTGGGACACCACCCTGCTACCCGACGATCTGACTCTGCCACTGCTGTGGGGAGGGCTGCTGGCATCAGCCATGCAATGGACTCAGGTTCCCCTGCAGTCTGCGGTGTTTGGGGCCATTGCGGGGTACATGTCCTTGTGGCTGGTGTACTGGGCTTTCAAGCTGGCCACAGGCAAGGAGGGCATGGGCTATGGCGACTTCAAGCTCTTTGCGGCACTCGGTGCATGGTTCGGCTGGGAAGCTTTGGTGCCCATCATTCTGATGTCCTCAGTGATCGGTGCCATCGTAGGTATTGCGCTGAAAATTTTCAGCAACCTGCGTGAAGGAGGCTACGTACCGTTTGGTCCGTTTCTCGCGGGTGCGGGGTTCACCGCCATGGTGTTTGGACCCAAGGCTATTCTTGACACCGTGCTGCGAGCCTTCGGTTTGT